Sequence from the Balearica regulorum gibbericeps isolate bBalReg1 chromosome 15, bBalReg1.pri, whole genome shotgun sequence genome:
ATAGCTctttagaacatttttttaaagtggtattttaattttgcattttctcacCTAAGCACCTGAAGCGCCTGGAGAAGTGTTAATGCATCTGCTGCGAACTCACAGGCACAGAGGTACTTACTCAGGGCTACTTAACTACCAGTGTCGAGCTATCAGTAGAACTTGCCACTCCAACTCTCCACAGCTTACTATTAAAATTCCTAGATTCTAGATCCCGATCAACAGCAATACAAACCGCTCAATATCCGATCCATTTCAGCAAGAGTTATGTTGGAGTGATGAAAATGGCAGTCCTTCAGAAGTCTCCAGAATTGGAGCTTAGTCATGAGGAAGGTGGTGTCAAGAGAATGATCGCAACCTAAGCTGCTGTAGAAGGTGTAAACTCTTCTCAGTTCTGTAATATGCCTCAACACAGCAAATTCTACCTAAATAAAGTAGGATATGTTTTCAGCATCGTCTCACAGCAAGTAGGGATCAGCTTGTATTGATCCTGTAACTGGGCATACAATGTTTTTGATCTTACAACTTCAAAGAGCATACCCCTGCTTAAGTGTTCATGAGAGCATTACTCAAATGTAGtcataatacatatttttttgtgactgataaaaatacattagtCTCTGTCAGCAGACAAACCTCACAGTAGCTAAAGGTAGCTGCTGAATGCCCTTGCAGATATgctaacatatttttttattgttttctagTGGATGCTCAGGAAGAGGCAATACTgtctatttattcttttttgcttttctgttcccaTGGCcttcagattttcaaataattctttaatGGAAAGGGTTACTTTAATacaaataaaccagaaataaaatatgaaacacaCTGCgagggaaaactgaaaatatcaaaCAGTAGACTCGTACTTGTTTCACTTCTTCATGTCTCTCTTCCCTTGGCAACAAGTCAAGCAGTGAAGATATATCCAACTCAATATCTGATCCCAgaacagaagtattttctgaGCAATTAATAATTGTGATGTTTTCTactatgcaaataaaacaaattaaaatgaagttaaatacacacacagagggaaaataaaatatgtattattcCTTCTTATCTTACTGACTTCAAACTGAGAATAATAGAGACTCCTTTATAGTGAGGAGTAGAGATTTAATAATCAACATAACTGAAGAGCAATTTTGTCAAATCCAACCCCTAGCCCAAACAAAATGCAGATATTACATATGTTATGAAACTTTCAGACAACAGTGTTTCAGAAGCATTACAAGATGTAGCGTGGATGAATCACTCAAACTGTCATGCACAGGAAACAAGAAGCATGGGAGCAAAAGTCATTAATTATTAAGATCATTCCCACCTTTATCAAAGTTCTTTGAAGAAATATGTCTGGCTCTTGAGTAAGTATGAACAAAttcacattacagaaaaaaggaacaacaaaATGTGAACTGtgtagaatttgttttcttaagctGCTTACCAGTGCCAAGATGACTTCCTGTGCAAATGGCATTCAGCTCTTCTGCATTCATTGCATCTACTTGAAAAGCAGGATATTCTACTATATGATCATCTATAAACTCTCCTTCATAAACATGACCATTCTTGAAAACAAACTTGCCCTACAGACAGATTAATTTGATtaatttcaatataaatataaatcaaagatcagaaaaaataaacctaatgCTCTCAATcaaatttccttttaagaaTCTTGGCTAAAATGCAGTATGTGagataaaataaagcaaaataatttctcctaCCCTTTGTCATCTGTTAAATAAAGCACACTGCTGGGATGAAGAATTGCCTATAtatctgattttgaaaaatattttgaggaaaaaacattcCCCTTTTCATACAGAAAGACTTGTTTGCAATCTTTACTTTGCATATGTGGCACTCCACTcacacttgtttgtttttttaaaacagtctgTTAATGTGAGAGCATCTCTCTGCATGGATAGCTTGAAATCCATTAGCTCATACTGTAAGAGTGACAGTACTGACCACTCGCTGCAAAAATCAAGATGCACCTATTGCACTGAAAATCTCCACagtaaaacatgtttctttataCACACAACACACATCTAACCACAGAGTCAAATCTGTGGCCCAGCAAGGTCCTTGGAAGGACTCCTACTGCTTTCAGTGGACTCTGCCCTTCATGTTGGGATTCCACCCACAATGCAAATTGAATGTAGTTTTCCACACAGAAATCTAGAGATCCGCTATACAGACCAGAATAGTCTCCTCTGGTGTTGTCTGTAGTTTCGTCTTATGACTTGTCAATACTTACCTTGCCATGCTTCTTATTACAAGCCCATTCACCATCGTACACTGCTCCACTGGCATATATGAACTTCCCATGTCCCTGACGTTCCCCATTTACAAAATCACCTATGTATTCATTCCTTAAAGGATACTGAGACACAGGCATTCTCTTCAAAAACCATATGTGGGTGCCATAtccatgctgaaaaaaaaaattgtgtgtttaaaaaaaagtctccagaAGAGCTACTATTGTccagacttttaaaaaggagaaccACCTAGGCATCTTTAAGAGCCACCGTTGGCAAATCTCTCAAATAAAAGTAGCCAGTTGATAGCTGCAGTACTTCACACCATCCATAGAACTACATTGTACAAAGGTGCATGGGAGAAGCGCTTAGAGGACACATCAAATCAACACATACTTGAGCGAGCTCTACTAACAGGACTCCTAAAGACATTCTTCCTTTTGACTGTTATGTGGAACAGCCAGGTGAGGAACATCATGCCAGACAGAGCGCCACGATGTTCCAAAAGCTGGACTCCTTGACAATTTTATACAGAGTGAAAAGACAGAGGAAGTAGCTCACATTCTTTTTTCCAACAGAATAACAAAcggaaggaacagaaaatgccAGAAATCATCACCTTCCATCATAAAATTTTCACAATAGGGAACAGTGTTGTCTAATATTTTACAGGTGACACAGAAGCAAATTGCCACTTATACTGACTGCTGAAGCCATATCTCAAGCTAAGTAACATTTAACgttttacacttttttaaatgaaaaatgtttagatTTTCCATTAGAGAATTAAATTATCATTTTGTAAGTCTAAGtcaaaaaccttttaaaaatttggatATTGCTAACATTAGAATCAACTTACAATAAACAGCATATTTCCGCTATCTCAGCTGGCAAAAATCACACAAAGCCCCTTCGATACTGCACAAAGCTCCCCATCTAGTTTTACTAGAGTAATGGACAGATGCTGAACTCAAGAGGTTGCTGGGGAAGAAATTAATACCTGTATGCCATACACCCACTGTCCCATATACTCTTGATTAGCTGTCAACCATctcattcttccttttccatgaCGTACATTTTTCTCCCACTGACCTTCATAGATATTTCCAGACTTGTagctgcaagaaaacaaaaaaaagttaatgactCATTCATAGTAAATTCTGAGTGGATCTTATGAAAGCGAGGTTTATGCAAAACTTCATTGCTAAtaaatttaacatttattaaTGCTAAATATAAGCATTAACTTGAAAATTGGCTCACTGTGACATGGATACAGAGGTTTGATTATACCCACTGTTCACCTCCTTACAAATCACTGTAAAAACATTAactagttcttttttttccaaagagtcTTTGCCAtagctaataaaaatattattttatatataattccacaaataattcatttattcATGAAAGCTGTTCAAATCAATTgagtttatttggttttaaatgttgACTTGTGGTTTACCAAAGCTGATTTTGGATTTTGTctttagacttttttttgtgggaaTGATCAGCATAAATATACCAACATAAAAATGTAAGCTATAGAGAAtgtctattttattattataaagcACTTCATACAATTATTTATTCCACTGCAGAAAGTACACACTACCAGGAAATGGTAGCATTTGTATCCATTTTAAACAGTAGGAGAAATGGTATAATAatacatgtaaaattaaaaaaatgagaataagaACAAGTGTTATCATGTTTACCATCTCATTCCCCATCCTTCTTTGATGTTATTTACCCAGTCACCTGAATACCAAGAGGTACATTCCTGATCATAATAAACAGTACCCTGAAACAAACAGTACAGTCAATTTAAATACCTATTCATCTATATTAATAAAACATGGCATACAAATTAGGTAAGGCACACATAATCATGCTCTTACTTATAGTCACTTTGAGACATTGTATTGAAAGCAACTGaagatataaaattaaataaaaaagcagcctCTTTTGATGAATACTagttaagaatttaaaaaagaccAAGTGTTCAAAAAAACCATAATCATATTACATAATGTCAAAGTCTACCATGTTTTTCAAACCACTTGGAAATACTCTTCAGAGAGCTAACTTTTGGCAACTTAATCACAGTAGTCACTCTGAGGTAGATCAGTTTTCTGAGTCATTCAGAATTCAACTTCTAAGAGCAGGTCTACAGCATCAATTGTTCTGTCTTTCTCTGATAGCATCCTCTCAGAACAAACTGGACAGACCATTGCACTGCTGACCATTCACAGCAGCCTGTGTGATTTTAGTGTCTCATTAGTGACGCAGACCAAACCCCATGTGATTAGAATGGATTTTCCTCACATGCTGAGCAATGCCTTCAAAATGTCAGGCCCAGAAGAGTGTTTCAATCTGGATGCACAAAAAACCTGAGACAGATAAAAGCACTACTTGCCTTTAAAAAGTTGCAACTAGATGTTACTTACACTAAACAAGGCAGTCTTAATTGTAATTATCGTACTTGGTCTGCTTAACATTTGGGAGGCAGGATCACTTTGTCATTACTGGGAAGTTAACTGTTCTGTCATTGTTACGTGGCTACTGATGCGGTCATCAGTTTTGACTTTGTCATCACCTACTTGGAGCAGCATCAAGGACAAACCCCATAGTAGCCCAATTATTCTTTTAGGATATCATTCACCTCTTCCACTACAAACAAGATCCCATCCCAATTGCTTTAATTAGCATTCATGACTTCAGAGAAGATTcttaggaaaaacaaatctcTACACAGCATAAGACCACACAATGGCACAAAACATGTTTGGAAAATCTTTCCACAAGCGTGCTTGCTGTTCTAGAAGGTAGTCACCCAAGATCATGCTCTCATTTAGTGTTCTTACTTACCTTACCGTGTCTTTTGCCTTTACACCAATAGCCAATGTAAGAAACAGGACAAGTACCACTCCTGAAAAATCCAAATCCATGCCTAACTCCATTCTTGATTGATCCTTCATAAATGCTGCCATCATTCCACGTATAACGGCCACTAAACATCTGCACATTCCTAACAAATGTTCCCTAAAAGATTAAattacaacatttaaaaaagtaagaCTCACTGTTCCCCAGCTATCTGGGAGAAGTCAGGCTTGTGATTGAAATCACTGCCATAGTTCTGCAGTTGCCACCCATGCTGTACCAATTACTGCAACTTATCTACTTTCCTTGAATTTGCACAGCTAATTGGCTGTAAATGTGTTCAGTTATAAGTTAAATTGCATTTTACCTCATACTTCACTCCATCAGCCCACGTGTAAGTCCCCTGTCCGTGCATAAGCCCTCCAGAAAACATGCCCTTCAAAACGAAGAGAACAGCATTGTTTGCAAATTTATTCTTACAACTGAAGCCTGGAGTGACTTTGTAAGACTTCAAAATAATGACATGTTAATTCCCCTCCAACTACTAGtttcaaatgaagttttaatACCAGAAACCAACAGAGCTTTCAATGCTTACACAAGCTCTACCTCCAcctacattaaaagaaatagcCTCCCTGTTCTAGACAAAGAccttgattgattttttttttctaaatttaaacaCTCACCTTATATGTATTTCCCCCCTCAAAATATGCAAATCCTTCACCCTCATACAATCCATGGACTTTTTCACCTTCATAGctacaaggaaaacaaactaaagATGAAGATTTCAAGTCACTGCCAGTAGACCTAAATCTCTACAGACATACAATAACTGACCATTGATTTACCATGGTCTACACACAGGCCAGTTGTTGCATCCTGCGTAGAAAAATGAGCTACAAGAAGACTTCAAATTTTTTGCACCTTCCTGGTAATATTTCACATAATTGTTGTTTTGCCTCTCACCCATATTTCCTTCAATTAAGAAAACAAGCACATTGCTAGCATTTACTAGCTTACAGGCAGGCAACTAGGTCTGAATAACCTAATTCACTGCCTCAAATCAAGAGTCAAACTGTGTTTGAATGACATTGGGTACACCAGAGATACTTAAATGAGAATTCTTGACTTCACTAATGTAACAAGCATACCTTTTCACAATAACTTGAGTAAGAACAGGCACCTCGTAGTACTGAGGAACATCTTGGGTTGGAGGTTCCTCTACCTCCTCTGGTTCTTTATCCGCTATCACCGGTGGATTTGCCTGTGTTTCTTCCACTCCATTCACTGAGGTCTCCAAATCTGTCGGCTTTGTTGAACTACTCTCAGCTGTAGCATCTTGTACAGGAATAGGAGGACGTACagatttttctgccttcttgcCATCTTTCTTCTTATCCTTTGCCATAACTACTTAATTGTTGCAACGTGTATTTTCCTCCTGAACATTTACTGTCTTGTGTAAAGATTTTTCCCCCTATAATCTATttgataaaaaaaccaaaccagcaacaacaaaacagctaactacatgaaaaattattaacctttttttaattatacatgCATGTATTTTAAGTTCTTTCTGCAGTAACAGTTCCTGAGGGCAGTGGTTTCAGTTTGTGGTAGGCAGACCACAGGGCTAACAGGAAGCGATGCCTGTGAATTACCTCTAAGAAGTCCATCAAAACCACGACACCACTTCTGTTGTAAATAGAATTACTTCTGCTACACAGCAGTCTCCGTCTTTACTAGGAGATTTTTAGGTGTATAGATATAATCATGtggaaaagttgaaaaatataTGAGTCTGGTGAGTTTCTTCAAAGTTACAGCATTAGTATTACTGATTTAACTTGCCTTTAACGAGTTGCAGATTGAACCACAACAGAGAATAACCAGTACAGCTtagaaaaatagttattttgcCAATTAAGAGCAATCCAAAGGTTACAGGACTGCTTGAACAGCTGCAATCACAATTCCCACTCGTTTCACAGACTGATCATCGCTGTTTTGTAACACAAGAATCAAATCTGCGTGCTGCAGTGGTGAGGGCTGACAGGGACAGCCTCAAGCAACCGCCATGTTCTCCCACTGCTTACTTCCAGCCGCCGCCTCGTTCCACTCGGGCAATTACAGTATCAGGTCAACTGCGCAAAGGGCCCGAGTGGGAGAGCGAGGGCAGGCCGGTGCTGGAGGCCCTTCCCGCCCGCAGGGGAGCCCCACCAGCCCACTGAGCTCCCCACCGCCCCAGACCACCGCCCCTCGCCTCACAACCGCCGCGGTCCCCGCGCCGCGCAGCCGCAGTGCGGCGATGGCTGCCGTTACCATACCAACCGCGCGGCCGGTGGCACCGGGCCCGTCCCCGCCACCCCGCAGGCCGGTGAGGAACAGCCCCACCGGGGGTAAATCCCTCCGGGCGTCCCCTCCGCGGTGCCCGGGACGCCCCACGCTCGAGGAGGTCACTGCGGCAGTAGCCAGGCTAGCCCGCCCCTGAGGAGAGCCGGTCCTCGGGCTTGCTTCAAGTCAGGAGAGTCTTTCTGCCTTACCCTGGCCCAGAGGGAACAAAGTTCTGTCTAAGCCCACAGCATCAGCCCCACAGCCCAGAGAAGTGCCAGGCAGAGGGCAGCAGCATCACAAAACAAAGATCTCTTAGGTCAGATCTTGGTCTTAGAGAAATGGAAGAGGTTAGCTATTTAAGGGATTTGTGATtcaaaaagacaattttctaTTGTGGTTCTACTGAGACAGAATTTGGACTGACCTGATCAGCAATGCCTGGTGAGACagcttttttccattcattcTCAGAGAAGGAATcccagttcttaaaaaaaaataaaatgtttggaatATGGATGGGAACAATGctaattaaaagtaaatatgcCAGATGAATTATTCTAGTCAAGCACTGAACACAGATGCCAGTAAATTAATCATTAAATGCAATATTAATGCTTGAAGTAACTTTCCAATGAAACCCAGCTTtactataaggaaaaaaaaataatttaacttgtGTATCATTTAcattctctttaaaattatcATATACAGGATGTATAAACATAGAAAGTTAGTATTTGTTTTATGGCATTACTTGAGTGTAAAATTCACATTCCACTTTAACAATTAGTATATTTGCTATAAGTGACATTCACCTACTCTGGatctttatatataaacatatttattttttaaaagtcttgattacaaaaataatacacacaGTAAATCacaataaaagaaatgttatttacaCATGAATTCCAGTATGTTGATATTGTTGACTTGATAGGGATAACAACAAAAGTGGGCTAAAATTTTTATACTCAAAATAAGAGAGTCATGATAAAAGCTCAAAATATCACCaagaattaaaatcaaaactgttAATAAACAGAAACTGACTTATTCTGGTGAAATCAAGTCTAAACTGACTATGTGTCTCATAGTAGGCCTTCCATGGGGGCAGTTCCAGGGATGCTCAATCTCACCCATGTGGGTGACcagttttctcatttcctgCACATTCAGTGCTGTTCCAATCATCACctacaaggggaaaaaaacccacaaaacaattactatttcctttctccagatTGACAACTGACACAGATAAAAGCAGCACTTTGGCTACTACAGCACATAAATATTGCACAAGgcattaaaagcagaaagacaagATGACCAGAAGACAAAATACAGTTAAGTATGTTTGTATGTGCACtagtttgaaacaaaataaaaaaactaaCAGAAATTTTTCCCAAGTTACAGTAGACAAAAACACAAGGAACAAAATGAAGGATAGTAGCTGTTGACACTCAATAGTAAATAAACTTCCCCTGCAATATATATAGATACAGCCACTCAtaacacaacagaaaatatggtatttatttgaaaacaagcaTCAAGTGCTATACTTACAGACTTTCTGCAAGCTCGAGAAGCAAACATCTGTCTGACCCTGGAGGGCCTACACATGACTCCGGGGCAGTCACTTAACATGAAGATCAGCTCATCTATGTCTTGTGGACCAAAAGTCCAGTTTTTGCTTGTCGGCAACGATATTAATTTAACTCTTTGAGTTACGGGAGCTGAAACATTTgcaataattaataaaaaaacccagagcatTACACAAAATTACCTCTTTGAGAGAAAAATTGAGAAACTACTTTGATAAATTATTATGGTGTGGCCTGCATATAAACAAACGTTTAAATTTAGTCTTTTGATAGATGTTATAAACTAACCACAGTGGTAACTATGGCAGGtatctttaacaaaaaaaattgcttgtgaACTCAGATAGATCTAATTTCTGACAAACCCTTCAATTTCAAAGAACAAATGGTTTATGAAGCTATTTTGCAATTATGTGACTACAAAATAATTGAGGATTTTTGTTGGTAAAAGATTGACAATTAATAGCATTTTAGGCAAAAATTGGAGATTCTGGAATGAAGAATATGGAAAAAGGCTGTAGTGACTTCACAAATACCGAAGTGGTAACACACAGCACTTTCATTATTCTTGCTGTATAAGGAAAACAGTAAGGACTCTGCAAGGTAACACAATTTGCTCAAAAGTACACAGCAAGTCAATGCTTAAGCCATAAGGAAACCTAAAGAACATTATTTACCAATGGTATCTATTAATTTAAAGTTACTAGACTTATTTGCCTGCACCTAACCCTGCTGGGACCTGCAAGTGTATCAATAtaacaaaaggatttttgtgTAAAACGTCCAGAAAAGACACATCCAGCCACACAGTCAGTGACTCCAAAGAGTCTTCAGGAACTTCTGTAAAAAGATGGTGAGAGAAATACTCTACAATGTTCTGTTAAATAGTGCAAAGAGACCACAGAATTGTAACTCTTAAAAACCAAATACTATAATGCACATTATTTCAAAGTTTCTGCTAACTACCAAAAGAGATTTTTAcataataaatgagatgaaacCGTTGAACTTTTTACTTCCAGTATTTCTGGCCCAAACTCACCATTTTCATTTATGACAAAATCAAACccattttttctgaatatttccagGTTTTCAATCAATACAGTTTCATTTACAGCTGTTAAATTGAGATTTTGAGgcctgaaagacagaaaaatacagtattgcATAGGTATACAGTGCAGGCCACTTAAGACAGGTTTCAGAAGCAATCTAGAGATACTAATACAGAGCTctattaaaacatttcactttgtttaaaaaaaaaaaaaatctcattactGAACAGATCTCTTTCAAGCATTTCTCGAAGAGTTAAGACAGTTGGGCAGCACTCCCTGTTGCAGTAGCAGCCTCCAATATCCCCACTGAATAACTGTGGGTGGCTGTGTACACCCACTGTGAAATCTGTCTGACCACTGACTTGCTGCATGGCTACAACTGTTATctgtggaatttatttttcatgtgaagaTTGACTCTTTGAAACACAGAATATAAGAACAACTTTTATCTTAAGTCTTTTGAATGTGTGAAATgctacataaatatatataatcaTAGATATCCTCGTGAAACATTGaattaaacttaaaaattattagtgttaaaacactgaaaatacttaCGCTATCAGCTTCTGACCTTGAAGAACAGTGTGTTGTTGTAGCATCTCAAAGTTGTATTTCTCATCAGTAGCATGTTGGTCAATTATGAAAAGATCAGAATTCAACTTGACTATTATAAACCCCAAATTGAACTGGccaattatttccatttttgcaaacatttctttactgtATGTAGAAGATATAAACAGATTATAAATTACACCTCATCAGTTTTCAGGTTAGACTGTAAAacttaaaaacatctttttctcctctgcagaacatactttacatttaaaaaaaaaaaatcatttaagcaGGATATGAATGTGAAAAAGCAGAGTTATCTGGAATCTGCCACTGACTGATGAGGCCATTTCTGGCAGAACGCAATCCATCACTAAGACAGAACTTGTTCTGGATTCTCCCATTTTAAATAGAGCCACTGGTGGTGACAAAATTAGAAATGGGCAGTATGGCAATAGTCCAAGTGATTAACACTGAAGGCAGCATCACAGTTTTGAAGGCAGCTGACATACTTGCCTTCTTTTTGCAATTAGAAGGCTTTCCTaacactttttataacccaaaattaataaattatacaCTTTTACTGTCCAGTGACCACCTgaatatgatttattttcacagcCACGTTTCTCCGACGACACTGCAAATTACAAGTCTGAACTAAGCCAAATTCATGATGTCTGTGGCCGCCTTTCTAGTGTCTTTTACACATTCCCTTTGCACTTAGTTCAAACAGCTGCTCTGTCAGGTAAAATAACTTGTCAAATGGACATTTTACTGACATGAATTCAATAAAAGATATATCCAAAAGTAACAGGTAGATGCAAGCCTCTTGTCCACCCTCCAAGACAAGTCTCGTATTTTTCCTTAACTATTTTTATTCATTGAGGAATACAGTATGTTAAGAAGGTGAAAATACCTGATCTCTTTTCTTAATTCATCTTCTGCTACTTTATTTTCTCCAGGagtaatttttgctttgaatcttctgtaattttgtgtttctgtacttttctgttgttgctgtattacttttttcaccttttctgctAAAACCTTCATAGAGAATTCAAGCggcacagttttctttttaacttccaCCAGCACATCAACACTTGGCATATAGTTCCTAGTATTCTTCACTTCAGGACATTTACCTGCCTTGAAGTCATCTGCTTCACTTTTaaagcttctgcttttaaaacattttactctTGAGGAAGAACTACTGGCTTTTTGAGATGACTTATCTTGTTTAGTACAGTCATTCACTTGATTTAACTTATGTTCAGCACCCAAGACCTGAACATCGCATTCCAATGATTTCTCACTACATCTAACAGTTTTGGGATATTCATTTTGAAGTAGTTCTTCTGAGCTACAGAATTCTTCTTCAG
This genomic interval carries:
- the LOC104640465 gene encoding radial spoke head 10 homolog B2 isoform X2 translates to MAKDKKKDGKKAEKSVRPPIPVQDATAESSSTKPTDLETSVNGVEETQANPPVIADKEPEEVEEPPTQDVPQYYEVPVLTQVIVKSYEGEKVHGLYEGEGFAYFEGGNTYKGMFSGGLMHGQGTYTWADGVKYEGTFVRNVQMFSGRYTWNDGSIYEGSIKNGVRHGFGFFRSGTCPVSYIGYWCKGKRHGKGTVYYDQECTSWYSGDWVNNIKEGWGMRCYKSGNIYEGQWEKNVRHGKGRMRWLTANQEYMGQWVYGIQHGYGTHIWFLKRMPVSQYPLRNEYIGDFVNGERQGHGKFIYASGAVYDGEWACNKKHGKGKFVFKNGHVYEGEFIDDHIVEYPAFQVDAMNAEELNAICTGSHLGTENITIINCSENTSVLGSDIELDISSLLDLLPREERHEEVKQVEFAVLRHITELRRVYTFYSSLGCDHSLDTTFLMTKLQFWRLLKDCHFHHSNITLAEMDRILSGDKTPLEEIHCPHETLLFRTFLSYLIRLAFHVYHEQHKEKGPYLHKCFLEMMSRNVIPAACRIQGILFSEERRTIFAMSYINKCWETYRAFCRPSTRPPFEPTMKMRNFLWMLNDFKLLSKQLTASRLVEILVKDGPSLHDSSNANLEQELVFLEFVEALLDCASVYVTSDMIKEHIDRDNRTRSSFRIEGLSEGITNVSLYPEYSLSQCTYSRSIIGPHTNDDISEATELYTCSWSSSSKNVVSQDEMKHESLRPCEDREHLPQEFLLDTALSFHTTHGDIKDVPSLFSWDAEKEQDFCPAKDLTDEPKEAKTEQEEEFSLWMCQVQIFFTTKFFPAYQHEKVLREKIQENRLRDAELAELRKIKDEELAKLIAEREEETKRQEAAAAEKTSDSKSADFKELEELVTQLVPPLKEDTPIVAPPVVTKVPAGKKRKKK
- the LOC104640465 gene encoding radial spoke head 10 homolog B2 isoform X3, which produces MAKDKKKDGKKAEKSVRPPIPVQDATAESSSTKPTDLETSVNGVEETQANPPVIADKEPEEVEEPPTQDVPQYYEVPVLTQVIVKSYEGEKVHGLYEGEGFAYFEGGNTYKGMFSGGLMHGQGTYTWADGVKYEGTFVRNVQMFSGRYTWNDGSIYEGSIKNGVRHGFGFFRSGTCPVSYIGYWCKGKRHGKGTVYYDQECTSWYSGDWVNNIKEGWGMRCYKSGNIYEGQWEKNVRHGKGRMRWLTANQEYMGQWVYGIQHGYGTHIWFLKRMPVSQYPLRNEYIGDFVNGERQGHGKFIYASGAVYDGEWACNKKHGKGKFVFKNGHVYEGEFIDDHIVEYPAFQVDAMNAEELNAICTGSHLGTVENITIINCSENTSVLGSDIELDISSLLDLLPREERHEEVKQVEFAVLRHITELRRVYTFYSSLGCDHSLDTTFLMTKLQFWRLLKDCHFHHSNITLAEMDRILSGDKTPLEEIHCPHETLLFRTFLSYLIRLAFHVYHEQHKEKGPYLHKCFLEMMSRNVIPAACRIQGILFSEERRTIFAMSYINKCWETYRAFCRPSTRPPFEPTMKMRNFLWMLNDFKLLSKQLTASRLVEILVKDGPSLHDSSNANLEQELVFLEFVEALLDCASVYVTSDMIKEHIDRDNRTRSSFRIEGLSEGITNVSLYPEYSLSQCTYSRSIIGPHTNDDISEATELYTCSWSSSSKNVVSQDEMKHESLRPCEDREHLPQEFLLDTALSFHTTHGDIKDVPSLFSWDAEKEQDFCPAKDLTDLLLKEKRRQKGKKQLQQKKHLTPRVQILRS
- the LOC104640465 gene encoding radial spoke head 10 homolog B2 isoform X1 gives rise to the protein MAKDKKKDGKKAEKSVRPPIPVQDATAESSSTKPTDLETSVNGVEETQANPPVIADKEPEEVEEPPTQDVPQYYEVPVLTQVIVKSYEGEKVHGLYEGEGFAYFEGGNTYKGMFSGGLMHGQGTYTWADGVKYEGTFVRNVQMFSGRYTWNDGSIYEGSIKNGVRHGFGFFRSGTCPVSYIGYWCKGKRHGKGTVYYDQECTSWYSGDWVNNIKEGWGMRCYKSGNIYEGQWEKNVRHGKGRMRWLTANQEYMGQWVYGIQHGYGTHIWFLKRMPVSQYPLRNEYIGDFVNGERQGHGKFIYASGAVYDGEWACNKKHGKGKFVFKNGHVYEGEFIDDHIVEYPAFQVDAMNAEELNAICTGSHLGTVENITIINCSENTSVLGSDIELDISSLLDLLPREERHEEVKQVEFAVLRHITELRRVYTFYSSLGCDHSLDTTFLMTKLQFWRLLKDCHFHHSNITLAEMDRILSGDKTPLEEIHCPHETLLFRTFLSYLIRLAFHVYHEQHKEKGPYLHKCFLEMMSRNVIPAACRIQGILFSEERRTIFAMSYINKCWETYRAFCRPSTRPPFEPTMKMRNFLWMLNDFKLLSKQLTASRLVEILVKDGPSLHDSSNANLEQELVFLEFVEALLDCASVYVTSDMIKEHIDRDNRTRSSFRIEGLSEGITNVSLYPEYSLSQCTYSRSIIGPHTNDDISEATELYTCSWSSSSKNVVSQDEMKHESLRPCEDREHLPQEFLLDTALSFHTTHGDIKDVPSLFSWDAEKEQDFCPAKDLTDEPKEAKTEQEEEFSLWMCQVQIFFTTKFFPAYQHEKVLREKIQENRLRDAELAELRKIKDEELAKLIAEREEETKRQEAAAAEKTSDSKSADFKELEELVTQLVPPLKEDTPIVAPPVVTKVPAGKKRKKK